One Rhodoluna sp. KAS3 DNA window includes the following coding sequences:
- the def gene encoding peptide deformylase: MTIRPICITGDPVLHNRAAEVTEFNDELRTLVADMFETMDKAPGVGLAAPQIGVGLRIFTYDYADDEGNERRGVIINPSLEIGPVSDEPADEDTEIEGCLSVPGERFPLKRAETAIVTGVDLDQKPVRIEADGWFARIFQHEFDHLDGILYVDRLAEPWKEISTDIIEDNGWGKPGKSWLPGRDNLEG, translated from the coding sequence ATGACCATTAGACCTATTTGCATCACTGGAGACCCAGTCCTACACAACCGAGCCGCCGAAGTTACTGAGTTTAACGACGAACTCAGAACCTTGGTAGCCGACATGTTTGAAACTATGGACAAGGCTCCGGGCGTGGGCCTAGCCGCGCCACAGATCGGTGTTGGTCTGCGAATTTTTACCTACGACTACGCCGACGATGAAGGAAACGAACGCCGTGGCGTGATCATCAACCCGAGCCTAGAGATTGGCCCGGTGAGCGACGAGCCGGCTGACGAGGACACCGAAATCGAAGGTTGCCTATCGGTACCGGGTGAGCGCTTTCCCCTCAAGCGAGCTGAGACTGCGATAGTCACAGGTGTTGATTTGGACCAGAAACCGGTACGCATCGAAGCAGACGGATGGTTTGCGCGAATCTTCCAGCACGAGTTTGATCACCTAGATGGAATTCTCTATGTTGACCGCCTCGCAGAACCGTGGAAAGAGATTTCGACGGACATTATCGAAGACAACGGTTGGGGCAAGCCTGGCAAGAGCTGGCTACCTGGTCGCGACAACCTTGAAGGCTAA